The bacterium genomic interval CAACGGCGGCCGTCGAACAACGGGCGCTCGCGGCACAGAGGTCATGCGCGGCGACAAACTGGCGGAACGAGCCACGAGCGGGCGCCGCTGCGGCCGCGACGGCCCCACCCGGCTCCGTCCCAGTCGCCCGGTCGGCCCATCCACTGGTGGAATCCGTGCGGCCGAAGCGCGTTTCTGGCGCCGATCCTGCATCCATCAGCGGCGCCTCGCTGGCAGAGCGCCTCTATCCAACCACACCCAGGGTCGTTTCAACCACAGCGGAGCGGAACGCGTCTGTACGGCCGGTGCTCACACAGGGCACCGGCGTATGGACATCCAGGGGATCTCACGGGCGGATCAGCGCCGACGCCGCGCTCGCCCGCGTGACGCCGTGAACCGTCAGCGCGCCGCCATGCGGTCCATGAACGCCCGCTCGTCGGGCGTCAGGCTCGCGGCCCCCTGGGTCCGCAGCTTCTCCATGATCCGGTCGACCTCTGCACGGTTGATCTCGTGCAGCTCCTCACGCCGGATCGCCTCCCAGCGGGAGGTGTCGATGCGCAGCTCGGCCGCGTAGCGCTCCACCATCGTCGGCCTGCCGGCGCGTTCGATCCGCTGCCATTCCCGCCTGCGGAGCAGCCGCACGTAGAAGAAGCCGCCAGCGAAGCCGCCGAGGTGGGCGAAGTGCGCGACCCCGGCGCCGGCGCCGCTGAGCCCGGAGTACAGCGAGAGAACGGCCATGACGATCACCAGCAGGCGCGCGGGAACGGGCACGACGGCCCACAGTAGGATCGGCTCGTGGGGCCAGAACATCGCGAACGCCAGCATGACGCCGAACACCGCGCCCGACGCGCCGATCACGGCCGCGTACGGCGTGAACAGGGAGAACAGCGCACCGCCCAGCCCGCTGACGAGGTAGAGCCCGAGGAACGCGCGGCTGCCGAGGCGCGCCTCCACACGGGGGCCGAAGAAGAACAGCCCCAGCATGTTCATCAGCAGGTGCCAGAACGAGCCGTGGACGAACATGTAGGTGATCAGCGTCCACGGCCGGGATACCACCAGCGCCGGGATGAACGCCAGGTCGATGCGCAGGAGCGGGTTGTAGCCCAGCAGGATGTGCACTCCGATGTTCAGCAGCAGGAGCCACTGCACGACTGGCGTCATCGCTCGTTCCTCACCTCGCTCATGCTGTCGCAGGCCGCCACACCGCCGCGGCCGATCCGTCCGGCGCCGGCAGCCGGTCCGGGTGCAGCAACCCGGCCAGGATCTCCAGCCCATCGGCCACGCGCGGGCCGGAGCGGTTGAAATACGCGGAGCCGTCCACCACGTAGGCGCGCCCCTCCGCGATCGCACGCGGCGCCGCCTCGACGAGCCGGCGCGCGTGCCGGTCGGCGTCGGCGCGCGCGTCTTCGAGCCCCATGCCGCACGGCATGATGATCAGTACATCCGGGTCCATTCCCGCCACGTCCTCCCAGGCCACTTCGCGGGAGCGCTGGCCGGCCTCCCCGAGCAGGTTCACGCCGCCCGCGCGCTGGACCATCTCGGGCACCCAGTGCCCCGGCGCGAACGGCGGGTCCAGCCACTCCAACGCCAGCACCCGGGGCCGCCCCGCTCCCGCGACCGCTCGCTCGACGGCGGACAGCCGGGAGCGCAGCCCGTCCACCAGCGCAGCGGCACGGGCCTCCACGCCTGCCGCGCGGCCCACGGCGAGGATCGCATCCAGGATGCCCTCGATATCGTGCGCGTCCAGCGAGAGCACCTCCGCCTCGAGCCCGAGCCGCTCGACCAGCTCCCGGACGCCCGGCGCCGGCACCGCGCACACTTCGCACACCGCCTGCGTGAGCACCAGGTCCGGCTCGACACGCGCCAGTGCATCCGCGTCCACCTCATACACGCTGCCGTGCTCCGCCAGCGCCCGGCGCACCGCACGGTCGATCTCACCGCTCGTCAGCCCGGATGGATCGAACCGGGGCCGGCTCACCCGCGGCCGGTCCAGCGCCTCCGGCGGGTAGTCGCACTCGTGCGAGATCGCGACGAGCCGGTCCAGCAACCCCAGCGCGCACACGATCTCGGTCCCGCTCGCCAGCAGCGACGCGATCCTGGTCTTCATCCTCGCCGGCACGAAATTACCCGCCCCCTGGGTCGTCGCAAGAACTCCGGCCGTGGTCCCGCCAGGTGGTACACCGCCACGTCGCGCCGGTGTCGCCCGCGCCGCTGCACGCGCCGGCGCGGACCCGCCCTGCCGGTCCCGCGGCGCCGCAAACGGAACAGAAAGCGCGGCGAGGGGTCCTGACCGGGACCCCTCGCCCCTCTCCCGACCACGGCGATGGCACGGCACGTTCGCGCCGCACCAACGCCCGCCGACTCAGCGCCGCGCCGATGCCGCGGCCGTCTCCACCTTCGACCGGATCAGCTCCTCGAGTTTGCCCAGCAGCGAGTCGCTCCCGGCGAGACTGGCGCCGAACAAGCCGTCGTCGCTCTGATCCGCCCTCTGCGCCGCGCCGTTCAGGTTGAGCCAGAGGTCGAACCGTTCACTGAGACGCAGCACCGTGTAGAACCGCTTCGCCGGCTCTCGCTGCAGCAGGACCAGGTCGACTGCGGCCGCGATGATCGCGACCTTGAACAGGACCACGTCCTTGAATGCATCCAGCAAGAGCTTCAACTGGAAGATCAGGACGTCCCGGATCAGGACGCCGGGCGACGTCACGGAATCGCGCTGCATGTCGGTCTCCGGACTCGGTGGCTGCCCTCCGGTCGCACCGGTCGGCTGCGCTCAGAAGGCCGCCGTTCCCCGCACGCCCGCCCTACGCAGCGTCCGATCCGATGGTTTCACCGTAGCGTCTCCGCCAACTTCGCGATCAGCTCCGCGTTGTTCCTGGTCTGCTTCATGAGCGCCAGCACCTGATTCATCGCATCGGCCGGCGTGCACCGCGCGAACTGGCGCCGCAACGCGTGGGACACTTCCAGCGCTTCCGGCGAGAGCAGCAGTTCCTCGCGCCGCGTGGCGCTCGCCATGAGGTCAATGGCCGGGAAGATCCGCCGCTCCGCCAGCTCCCGGCTCAACACGAGCTCGCTGTTCCCCGTGCCCTTGAACTCCTCGAAGATGACCTGGTCCATCCGCGAGCCCGTATCCACCAGCGCGGTGGCGATGATCGTCAGCGAGCCGCCGCCCTGCGAGGCGTCGATCGCGCGTGCACTGCCGAGGAACCGCTTTGGCTTCTCCAGCGACTGGGCGTCCAGCCCACCCGAGAGCGTGCGGCCGCTCCCCTGCTCGACGGCGTTGTACGCCCGCGCGAGCCGCGTGATCGAGTCGAGGATCAGCACCACGTCCTCGCCCATCTCCACGCGCCGCCTCGCGCGCTCCAGCGTGAGTTCCGCCGCCTCCACGTGGTGCTCGGCCGGCTTGTCGAAGCTCGACGCCACGACCTCGCCGAAGCCACACGCTTCCATCTCCGTGACTTCTTCCGGCCGTTCGTCCACCAGCAGGATGAGCAGCGTGAACTCGGGATAGTTGCGCGCGATCCCTTCGGCCACCGCTTGGAGCACCATCGTCTTGCCCGCCTTCGCGGGCGCCACGATCAGCGCACGCTGTCCCTTGCCGAACGGGCAGAAGAGGTCGATGATCCGGTTGGTGTAATCGGGCTGGCCACGCCGGCGCAGATCACACTCCAGCACGAGCTGCTCGCGCGGATGGACCGCGCTCAGGCGAGTGAATTCCGGCCGGCGGATCGCCTCCTCCGGCGGCCTCCCATTGACGCTCAGCAGCGTCGTGAGCGGCGGCCCTTTCCCTCGACCCGGTGCGCGGCCGACCGTGCCCGCGAGCTCGTCCCCCGTCCGCAGGCCGAACTTCTGGACGATGTTGCGGCCCACGAACACGTCATCGGGGCGCGGCCTGTAGTTCGCTTCCCGCCGCCGGATGAACCCGGTTCCGTTCGGCAGGAGCTCGAGCACGCCCAGCGCCCCGTCCCTCATCGCAGCCTGCTCCGGTGGTCCCTGCCGTGTCGCTTTCTCCTCTCGTGTTGCCATGCCTCCGCCGCTCGCAAGCAAGTCCCGCGCCCGCCCTCCGCGCGCGGCGCGCTCGTCGTGCCGGGCCGCTCATGGCGCGCAGCTCCGTCGCGCCCGCGCTGAGGTCCCGGGCTCCGTGTGCAAGATCGGCCGTGTCCGCCGTCATTGGGCAAGGCGGAACGACCACGGAGGGTTCATGCGCACGTGGAGCAACGATCGTTCACATCGTCGGGCGATCCATTGACGCCCCGGCCTGACGGGTTTTCCCAGGGGCTCTCGAACGCAGCCTCATGCGGTGGACTCGCCGGTGGGGGCTGTCTGCATCCACTGCGCCGCAAAGCAGTGTAGGCTGGGTTCTCTCTGTTCCTGGACGACCGGGAGCTGCGCAGCGAAACGACCGGCGCTTGCAACGCTCGCGCCAGCGAGGCGCGCATCCGGGGCCGATGCGGACGCACATGCGGCCGGGCCGTCCGCCCGCTGTGCAGGGCCCGCGCCACGACGAGCCGGGACGGTTGCCCGGGCTCCGCCTCGCACACGATGACGCCGGAGGGAAGTCCCGTCTCCGCGACGTCGCGATCGTCGTCACTGTCTCGGGGTCCACGGCCTCTGCCGTGATGGATCGGGCACGGCGGGCGGCCCGTCGGCTTGTTCCGTACGCCCGGACCG includes:
- a CDS encoding cobalamin-binding protein, translated to MKTRIASLLASGTEIVCALGLLDRLVAISHECDYPPEALDRPRVSRPRFDPSGLTSGEIDRAVRRALAEHGSVYEVDADALARVEPDLVLTQAVCEVCAVPAPGVRELVERLGLEAEVLSLDAHDIEGILDAILAVGRAAGVEARAAALVDGLRSRLSAVERAVAGAGRPRVLALEWLDPPFAPGHWVPEMVQRAGGVNLLGEAGQRSREVAWEDVAGMDPDVLIIMPCGMGLEDARADADRHARRLVEAAPRAIAEGRAYVVDGSAYFNRSGPRVADGLEILAGLLHPDRLPAPDGSAAAVWRPATA
- a CDS encoding transcription termination factor Rho gives rise to the protein MATREEKATRQGPPEQAAMRDGALGVLELLPNGTGFIRRREANYRPRPDDVFVGRNIVQKFGLRTGDELAGTVGRAPGRGKGPPLTTLLSVNGRPPEEAIRRPEFTRLSAVHPREQLVLECDLRRRGQPDYTNRIIDLFCPFGKGQRALIVAPAKAGKTMVLQAVAEGIARNYPEFTLLILLVDERPEEVTEMEACGFGEVVASSFDKPAEHHVEAAELTLERARRRVEMGEDVVLILDSITRLARAYNAVEQGSGRTLSGGLDAQSLEKPKRFLGSARAIDASQGGGSLTIIATALVDTGSRMDQVIFEEFKGTGNSELVLSRELAERRIFPAIDLMASATRREELLLSPEALEVSHALRRQFARCTPADAMNQVLALMKQTRNNAELIAKLAETLR